The following proteins are co-located in the Pyrococcus abyssi GE5 genome:
- a CDS encoding DEAD/DEAH box helicase yields the protein MLFVIRPGRKKGELEALVIENPPEKLSQIRNVKADRVLRLIMREGRLFKVLEGSQYRNPKEIEKLLRQSRIVLVNADEWEDYFKRRLMNKNVEKASLCRLCLLEGRITVLTEGNRIKYRGEYICERCAEEELKRELRARFNSIGMFEQAKRLLEKFRDLDKVLYAFDPRFDPTQHPEITKWDELKAKRIKVERMTIDELDIPEKFKDILKLEGIKELLPVQVLAIKSGLLEGENLLVVSATASGKTLIGELAGIPKALNGKKMLFLVPLVALANQKYEDFRRRYSKLGLKVAIRVGMSRIKTREEPVVVDTGIDADIIVGTYEGIDYLLRAGKKIGNVGTIVIDEIHMLDDEERGPRLDGLIARLRKLYPGAQFIGLSATIGNPEELAKALGMKLVLYDERPVDLERHLVIARNESEKWRLIAKLCKVEAMRRSSKGFKGQTIVFTYSRRRCHELASFLTGKGLKAKPYHSGLPYKQRKITEMEFQAQMIDVVVTTAALGAGVDFPASQVIFESLAMGNKWLSVREFHQMLGRAGRPLYHEKGKVYLMVEPGRKYSAQMEGTEDEVALKLLTSPIEPVIVEWSDEIEEDNVLAHACVFNRLSVIEEVNSLTLGANRSAEKVLEKLEELGMVKLHGGIVRVTPYGRATSMSFLLPREAEFIRENLDNMNPLDIAIMLSPFENAYLPGFLQREIESAVRGRISSNVFSSSFASVLEELDKIIPEISPNAADKLFLIYQDFFNCPEEDCTEFAMLMMGKKIVELRRDGKEPSKISEHFRKVYGLILYPGDVFTWLDTLVRKLEAVQRIARVFGKRGAEMEAMIVQREIEEGRRFKGPRNNNLIGGEKSWRKVRRERKP from the coding sequence ATGCTATTCGTTATTCGCCCAGGGAGGAAGAAGGGTGAGCTAGAGGCACTTGTAATCGAGAATCCTCCAGAGAAGTTATCTCAAATAAGGAACGTTAAGGCTGATCGGGTTTTAAGGCTAATAATGAGGGAGGGTAGACTTTTCAAGGTTCTAGAGGGTAGCCAATACAGGAACCCAAAGGAAATAGAAAAGTTGCTCCGCCAGTCCAGGATAGTCCTAGTGAATGCTGACGAGTGGGAGGACTACTTCAAGAGGAGACTTATGAATAAAAACGTTGAAAAGGCCAGTCTGTGCAGGCTCTGTCTCTTGGAGGGTAGGATAACGGTTCTGACGGAAGGAAATAGGATAAAGTACAGGGGAGAGTACATATGCGAGAGATGTGCCGAGGAAGAACTCAAAAGGGAGCTTAGGGCAAGGTTCAACTCTATAGGCATGTTTGAGCAGGCTAAAAGGTTACTGGAGAAATTCAGGGATTTGGACAAGGTTCTATACGCGTTCGACCCGAGGTTTGACCCGACTCAGCATCCCGAGATAACGAAGTGGGACGAGCTTAAGGCGAAGCGTATTAAAGTTGAGAGAATGACGATTGACGAGCTGGATATCCCAGAGAAGTTCAAAGACATCCTCAAGCTCGAGGGGATAAAAGAGTTATTGCCGGTTCAGGTTCTTGCAATCAAAAGCGGTTTACTCGAGGGAGAGAACCTACTAGTAGTCTCGGCCACGGCAAGCGGTAAAACCTTGATTGGAGAGCTTGCAGGGATACCCAAAGCATTAAATGGGAAGAAGATGCTCTTCTTGGTTCCCTTAGTTGCGTTGGCCAATCAAAAGTACGAGGACTTTAGGAGGAGGTATTCAAAGCTTGGTTTGAAGGTAGCCATAAGGGTTGGGATGAGCAGGATAAAAACAAGGGAGGAACCAGTTGTGGTTGATACTGGGATAGATGCCGATATAATAGTTGGAACTTACGAGGGGATTGATTACCTCTTGAGGGCGGGGAAGAAGATAGGCAACGTGGGAACAATAGTTATAGATGAAATTCACATGCTCGACGATGAGGAGAGGGGCCCGAGGCTAGATGGCCTAATAGCTAGGCTAAGGAAACTCTATCCTGGGGCCCAGTTCATAGGGCTTAGCGCCACCATCGGCAACCCCGAAGAGCTAGCGAAGGCCCTTGGAATGAAGCTCGTTCTCTATGACGAAAGACCAGTAGACCTCGAGAGGCACTTGGTTATAGCTAGGAATGAAAGCGAGAAGTGGAGGTTGATAGCTAAGTTGTGCAAAGTTGAAGCCATGAGAAGGAGTTCCAAGGGGTTTAAGGGGCAGACAATAGTCTTCACTTATTCCAGAAGGAGATGTCATGAGCTTGCATCGTTCTTAACTGGAAAGGGATTGAAGGCTAAGCCTTACCATTCCGGCCTCCCCTACAAGCAGAGGAAGATCACTGAGATGGAGTTTCAAGCTCAGATGATAGATGTGGTCGTAACTACGGCGGCCCTTGGTGCTGGCGTTGATTTTCCAGCCTCTCAAGTTATCTTCGAAAGCCTCGCAATGGGGAATAAGTGGTTGAGCGTTAGGGAGTTTCATCAAATGCTTGGAAGGGCTGGAAGGCCGCTTTATCATGAAAAGGGTAAAGTTTACCTGATGGTTGAGCCTGGCAGGAAATATTCAGCTCAGATGGAAGGAACCGAAGATGAAGTGGCCTTGAAATTGCTAACCTCTCCCATAGAGCCTGTGATAGTTGAGTGGAGCGATGAGATTGAAGAGGATAATGTTCTAGCCCACGCTTGCGTCTTCAATAGGTTGAGTGTGATAGAGGAGGTGAACTCCCTAACTTTAGGAGCTAACAGGAGTGCCGAGAAGGTTCTTGAGAAATTGGAAGAGCTGGGCATGGTTAAGTTGCATGGGGGAATTGTGAGGGTGACCCCTTATGGCAGGGCCACCAGCATGAGCTTCCTCTTACCAAGGGAGGCCGAGTTCATTAGGGAGAACTTGGACAACATGAATCCCTTGGACATAGCCATAATGCTCAGTCCATTCGAAAACGCTTACCTTCCCGGTTTCCTGCAGAGGGAGATAGAGTCGGCCGTAAGAGGGAGAATTAGCTCGAACGTTTTCTCAAGCTCCTTTGCTTCAGTTTTAGAGGAGCTAGACAAGATAATACCAGAGATAAGCCCAAATGCTGCCGATAAGTTGTTCTTAATTTATCAGGACTTCTTTAATTGCCCAGAGGAGGATTGTACAGAGTTTGCAATGCTGATGATGGGAAAGAAAATCGTCGAATTAAGAAGGGACGGCAAAGAGCCGTCGAAGATATCGGAGCACTTCAGAAAGGTTTACGGGCTTATACTTTACCCTGGGGACGTTTTTACGTGGCTCGACACTCTCGTTAGAAAACTCGAGGCAGTTCAAAGAATAGCAAGGGTATTTGGGAAGAGGGGAGCTGAAATGGAAGCAATGATAGTCCAGAGGGAAATAGAGGAGGGAAGAAGGTTTAAAGGGCCCAGGAATAATAACCTTATAGGAGGGGAGAAGAGTTGGAGGAAGGTGAGGAGAGAAAGAAAACCATAA
- a CDS encoding Lrp/AsnC family transcriptional regulator, with the protein MAGIDEIDEIIVRELRKNSRITLTELGKKVGLTASAVKNRIEKLEKLGVIKGYSAVVDTSFFGEFLTAIIEVELVDPEAPDLAKVLQPILRMRNISDVYKKSGEFQLAIRGTFRDVDSLNSFLKDLRKVYLKNLARRMRVSIVLENFKEAGVILK; encoded by the coding sequence ATGGCCGGGATAGATGAGATCGACGAGATTATAGTGAGGGAACTTAGAAAGAATAGTAGAATAACGCTCACAGAATTGGGCAAGAAAGTCGGTTTAACTGCTTCTGCTGTTAAGAATAGGATTGAAAAGCTCGAAAAGCTGGGCGTGATTAAAGGGTACTCTGCTGTAGTTGATACATCTTTCTTCGGCGAATTTTTAACAGCTATAATAGAGGTTGAACTCGTTGATCCGGAGGCTCCTGACTTAGCAAAGGTTCTTCAGCCGATATTGAGGATGAGGAACATCTCGGATGTTTACAAGAAGAGTGGAGAGTTTCAATTGGCAATTAGGGGGACATTTAGGGATGTTGATTCGCTGAACTCCTTTTTGAAGGACCTCAGAAAGGTCTACCTCAAGAACCTTGCGAGAAGGATGAGGGTTTCAATAGTACTGGAGAACTTTAAAGAGGCTGGAGTTATCCTTAAGTAG
- a CDS encoding transcriptional regulator, producing MKQEEMLKKLEDLLKAIGLKKNEIRIYRLLVEKRRGMRIREIQRELGISERSVRTHVLNLYRRGLLKRELVQSGWLGYIYTPVSPLEILQKIKEHLMKSIEELERDLKNQTRS from the coding sequence ATGAAGCAGGAGGAGATGCTGAAAAAGCTTGAAGACCTCTTAAAAGCAATAGGGCTTAAGAAGAACGAGATAAGGATATATAGGTTGCTCGTTGAAAAGAGGAGGGGGATGAGGATAAGAGAGATTCAGAGAGAACTTGGAATAAGCGAGAGGAGCGTTAGAACTCACGTTCTAAACTTGTACAGGAGGGGCCTGCTTAAGAGGGAGCTCGTTCAAAGCGGCTGGCTTGGTTACATATACACGCCGGTGTCCCCTCTTGAAATACTCCAGAAGATCAAGGAGCATCTAATGAAGAGCATAGAGGAACTTGAGAGGGACCTGAAAAATCAAACTAGGTCGTGA
- a CDS encoding cupin domain-containing protein, producing the protein MYIGHIDDTPEKEVPNAKETTIRWLISPKVGAKNFAMRYFVIKKGGEIPIHQHDWEHEIFVVKGEGYLTKDGKNWFKVVPGSYIYIPPNEPHGYKNEDSESFEFICIIPAKKEAIPEDEWAE; encoded by the coding sequence ATGTACATTGGACACATAGACGATACCCCCGAGAAGGAGGTTCCCAACGCGAAGGAAACTACGATAAGGTGGCTAATAAGCCCGAAGGTCGGCGCTAAGAACTTTGCAATGAGGTACTTCGTTATAAAGAAGGGTGGAGAAATTCCAATCCACCAGCACGACTGGGAGCACGAGATATTCGTGGTAAAGGGAGAGGGGTACTTAACCAAGGACGGAAAGAACTGGTTTAAAGTCGTTCCTGGGAGCTACATTTACATCCCCCCAAATGAGCCGCACGGCTATAAAAACGAGGATTCCGAGAGCTTCGAATTCATTTGCATAATTCCAGCTAAGAAGGAAGCAATCCCTGAAGACGAATGGGCGGAGTAA
- a CDS encoding DUF4910 domain-containing protein, protein MMSFLKEVEGFKSENVFRDVVEISRYHRIQGSREIVDAAEYVAKRLSEIGIEYEFLNDRYDGKRYHLTLPSPIAWELKRGKLEFEDKVLTTNDSPLLVMAHSPSGEAEGEVLPIFKDEDWEKAEGKIVLVGEDWREAYKRANEAGARAFIAYRKGTGRAFPYIGLFLTKKDLEWARIPALTVPETFANELINKAKKGGAKVKVEVETEIKESEVLPVLYAKIGEPPYLLFSAHICHPRPGANDNASGSAMLIELARVLKGKEGRVGFAFLWIPEYHGTQAFIPKAKLDEIYANINLDMVGGSEDRAKSTIMLVRTPLSRFSLLPGVLGTFLQLINSGGKSFSGSPLPRMKLKEYPYEMGSDHDIFNIFGIPGVMPITWPDSYYHTSADTPEKLSLESLEIIGKAVAATAVFLAKAEKEELERVARGFAMKYLGELNLERKIEVAESLVMNGLSRDSKFLGLNVGHEIEEEGSIKWVEKGIISLKALEYKNEELAKRYKEITEERMISVHIHEYLMLSEIVEEEKAIKALKDEYGEVKEEKIKEAIKVLKDAGVIKTK, encoded by the coding sequence ATGATGTCATTTCTCAAGGAAGTTGAAGGCTTCAAATCGGAGAACGTTTTCAGGGACGTAGTTGAGATATCAAGGTACCACAGGATTCAGGGGTCTAGGGAGATAGTGGATGCCGCGGAATACGTGGCCAAGAGGTTAAGCGAAATTGGTATTGAGTATGAATTTCTAAACGACAGGTACGATGGTAAGAGGTATCATCTAACTTTACCTTCCCCAATTGCATGGGAGCTCAAAAGGGGGAAGCTGGAGTTCGAAGACAAGGTCCTAACAACTAACGACTCCCCACTCTTAGTCATGGCGCACTCACCGAGCGGGGAAGCAGAAGGGGAAGTTTTGCCTATATTCAAGGATGAAGACTGGGAGAAAGCGGAGGGAAAGATAGTTTTGGTTGGCGAGGATTGGAGGGAAGCGTACAAGAGGGCTAACGAAGCTGGAGCAAGGGCATTCATAGCATATAGAAAGGGAACTGGAAGGGCTTTTCCATACATAGGCTTGTTCCTAACTAAAAAAGACTTAGAATGGGCCAGAATTCCTGCTTTAACCGTTCCAGAAACCTTCGCAAATGAACTCATAAACAAGGCAAAGAAGGGAGGAGCCAAGGTCAAGGTTGAAGTAGAGACCGAGATTAAGGAGAGCGAAGTTTTGCCAGTACTATATGCAAAGATAGGGGAACCCCCATATCTGCTCTTCTCGGCTCACATATGCCATCCAAGGCCAGGGGCAAACGATAACGCGAGCGGAAGTGCCATGCTAATAGAGCTAGCAAGAGTTTTGAAGGGGAAAGAAGGAAGGGTAGGATTCGCCTTCCTCTGGATACCCGAATACCACGGAACTCAAGCTTTCATTCCGAAAGCTAAGTTAGATGAGATATACGCTAATATAAACCTCGACATGGTCGGAGGAAGTGAAGACAGGGCGAAATCAACGATAATGCTAGTTAGAACTCCACTTTCAAGGTTCTCACTTCTCCCAGGAGTCCTGGGAACGTTCCTGCAGCTGATAAATTCAGGAGGAAAGAGTTTCTCAGGGTCACCATTACCCAGGATGAAGCTTAAGGAGTATCCTTACGAGATGGGTAGCGATCATGACATATTCAACATCTTCGGAATTCCTGGGGTGATGCCCATAACGTGGCCCGACAGCTACTACCACACCTCCGCGGACACTCCTGAAAAGCTGAGCCTCGAGAGTTTAGAGATAATAGGAAAGGCGGTTGCGGCAACGGCAGTATTCTTAGCTAAGGCCGAGAAGGAAGAGCTCGAAAGGGTCGCTAGGGGATTCGCCATGAAGTACCTTGGAGAGCTGAACTTGGAGAGGAAAATTGAAGTTGCCGAATCCCTTGTAATGAACGGCCTAAGTAGGGACTCAAAGTTCCTGGGATTAAACGTTGGACATGAAATTGAGGAAGAGGGAAGCATTAAATGGGTCGAGAAGGGAATAATCAGCCTAAAGGCTCTCGAGTACAAGAACGAAGAGCTAGCCAAGAGGTACAAGGAGATAACTGAGGAGAGAATGATAAGCGTCCACATTCATGAGTACCTCATGCTTTCCGAGATCGTTGAGGAAGAAAAGGCCATAAAAGCGCTCAAAGATGAATACGGTGAGGTAAAGGAGGAGAAGATAAAAGAGGCAATAAAAGTCCTCAAAGACGCTGGAGTAATCAAGACCAAGTAA
- a CDS encoding glycosyltransferase produces MKVSVIVPTYNERENLEELFSRIDKALKDYDYEIIVVDDDSPDETWKKAQELSSVYPVKVIRRINEKGLSSAVIRGFKEASGDVFVVMDADLQHPPEVIPELLKRIKEGADLAIASRYVKGGRVENWPLYRKLISKGAIMIARVALPKIRSIKDPVSGFFALKRNVVDNVNLNPIGFKILLEILIKGRYSRVEEVPFTFGTRLSGESKLKGKTMLNYLRHVYRLMKWEGEIDRLVKFSIVGLSGVAVNEGFLWLFVKMGIRKEVAVLPSTELSVINNFIWNDLWTFKDLRKGSVLRRFFQFHIAALIGVFAQLLIYWALLFLGVHYLISNLVGIGASFIVRYIFNRHVTWS; encoded by the coding sequence ATGAAAGTATCAGTGATAGTTCCCACGTACAACGAGAGGGAGAACCTTGAGGAGCTATTCTCCAGGATAGATAAAGCCCTCAAAGATTACGATTATGAGATAATAGTCGTTGACGATGATTCTCCAGATGAAACCTGGAAAAAAGCCCAGGAGCTCTCTTCGGTTTACCCAGTCAAGGTGATAAGGAGAATTAACGAGAAGGGACTTTCATCGGCCGTGATAAGAGGATTCAAAGAAGCTAGTGGTGATGTATTCGTTGTAATGGATGCCGACCTTCAGCATCCTCCAGAAGTCATTCCCGAGCTTTTGAAGAGGATTAAAGAAGGTGCAGACTTGGCCATCGCGAGCAGGTACGTGAAGGGTGGGAGGGTTGAGAATTGGCCCTTATATCGTAAGCTGATCTCGAAGGGCGCGATAATGATAGCTAGGGTTGCCTTACCGAAGATAAGGAGCATTAAGGATCCTGTTAGTGGTTTCTTTGCCTTAAAGCGCAATGTCGTCGATAACGTTAATTTAAATCCAATAGGCTTCAAGATACTGCTCGAGATACTTATTAAGGGGCGATACTCAAGGGTTGAGGAAGTTCCTTTCACATTTGGAACAAGGCTGAGCGGGGAGAGCAAGCTTAAGGGGAAGACAATGTTGAACTACCTGAGGCACGTTTACAGGTTGATGAAGTGGGAAGGGGAAATAGACAGGCTCGTGAAGTTCTCCATAGTCGGCCTCTCGGGTGTTGCCGTTAACGAGGGCTTCCTTTGGCTCTTTGTTAAGATGGGAATAAGAAAGGAAGTTGCCGTTTTGCCCTCCACCGAGCTTTCAGTAATCAACAATTTCATATGGAACGATCTGTGGACGTTTAAAGATTTAAGGAAGGGGAGCGTCCTCAGGAGGTTTTTCCAGTTTCACATTGCGGCCCTAATAGGAGTTTTCGCCCAGCTTCTAATCTACTGGGCACTCCTATTCCTCGGCGTTCACTATCTAATCTCTAACCTGGTGGGCATAGGGGCATCCTTCATAGTGAGGTACATCTTCAACAGGCACGTTACTTGGTCTTGA
- a CDS encoding fibrillarin-like rRNA/tRNA 2'-O-methyltransferase yields MVEVKKHKFPGVYIVIDDDGSEKIATKNLVPGQRVYGERVIKWEGEEYRIWNPHRSKLGAAIMNGLKNFPIKPGKSVLYLGIASGTTASHVSDVIGWEGKIFGIEFSPRVLRELVPIVEDRKNIVPILGDATKPEEYRALVPKVDVIFEDVAQPTQAKILIDNAEVYLKKGGYGMIAVKSRSIDVTKEPEQVFREVEKELSEYFEVIERLNLEPYEKDHALFVVRKT; encoded by the coding sequence ATGGTCGAGGTTAAGAAGCACAAGTTCCCTGGGGTCTACATAGTCATTGACGATGATGGGAGCGAGAAGATAGCGACTAAGAACCTGGTTCCTGGGCAAAGGGTTTACGGCGAGAGAGTGATAAAGTGGGAGGGCGAGGAGTATAGAATTTGGAACCCCCACAGGTCAAAGCTTGGAGCTGCCATAATGAACGGCCTTAAGAACTTCCCAATAAAGCCTGGGAAGAGCGTTCTATACCTCGGAATAGCCAGCGGAACGACTGCATCTCACGTTAGCGATGTAATTGGTTGGGAAGGGAAGATATTTGGAATTGAGTTCTCGCCTAGGGTTCTGAGAGAGCTCGTCCCGATAGTGGAGGATAGGAAGAACATAGTCCCCATCTTAGGGGATGCAACGAAGCCCGAGGAGTACAGAGCTCTGGTCCCAAAGGTTGACGTAATCTTTGAAGACGTAGCTCAGCCAACCCAGGCAAAGATACTGATAGACAACGCGGAGGTTTACCTTAAGAAGGGAGGCTATGGAATGATAGCTGTGAAGAGTAGGAGCATCGATGTTACCAAGGAGCCAGAACAAGTTTTCAGGGAAGTTGAGAAGGAGCTAAGTGAGTACTTTGAGGTTATAGAGAGGCTGAATCTTGAACCCTACGAGAAGGATCACGCACTGTTCGTCGTTAGGAAAACTTAA
- a CDS encoding hypothetical protein (functions along with aFIB and aL7a; guides 2'-O-methylation of ribose to specific sites in RNAs), which produces MKAFIAENVRGIYAFDENGKLIAKRYYTDKPEKVLDKLLKGEFVKDLEVFLGELKEKGYDEFVFEHSELTRKAKELGYNAKTEFPNIAGERLRSNPEEFLGENWYEDYYKVGVELTRLRIQEQSGARDKMVIQAIEALDDLDKVINLLVSRLREWYSLHFPEIDEILPRHPQYVSFVKTIGHRDNVEEEKLRELGLSEEKIKKILEAKEKTMGAWMDETDIRVVQDFAEEIDRLYKLRKELEDYIDKAMDDVAPNLKALVGAKLAARLISLAGGLRELAMLPSSTIQVLGAEKALFRHLRTGAKPPKHGVIYQYPAINRSPWWQRGKIARALAGKLAIAARVDYFSGEYIAEELKKELEARIREIKEKYPKPPKRKREERRKPWKEKKKKKKKKKREKEKGKRR; this is translated from the coding sequence ATGAAGGCGTTCATAGCTGAAAACGTTCGAGGTATCTATGCCTTCGATGAAAACGGTAAGCTCATAGCTAAGAGGTACTACACGGATAAACCCGAGAAGGTTCTCGATAAGCTCCTTAAGGGAGAGTTCGTCAAGGATCTCGAGGTTTTCCTGGGGGAGCTTAAAGAAAAGGGATACGATGAGTTTGTATTCGAGCACTCAGAGTTAACGAGAAAGGCTAAGGAGCTCGGCTACAATGCCAAGACGGAATTCCCAAACATCGCTGGCGAAAGGCTTAGAAGCAACCCCGAGGAGTTCCTCGGAGAGAATTGGTACGAAGATTACTACAAAGTCGGAGTTGAGCTCACGAGGCTTAGGATACAAGAGCAGAGCGGTGCAAGGGATAAGATGGTGATACAAGCTATAGAAGCCCTTGATGACCTTGACAAGGTAATTAACCTGCTAGTTTCGAGGTTGAGGGAGTGGTATTCCCTCCACTTCCCAGAGATCGACGAGATACTTCCAAGGCATCCCCAATACGTTTCCTTTGTGAAGACAATAGGGCACAGGGACAACGTTGAGGAAGAAAAGCTAAGAGAACTTGGCTTGAGTGAGGAGAAAATAAAGAAGATACTTGAGGCTAAGGAGAAGACTATGGGAGCTTGGATGGACGAGACGGATATAAGGGTTGTCCAGGACTTCGCGGAAGAAATAGACAGGCTATACAAGCTCAGGAAGGAGCTCGAGGATTACATAGACAAGGCCATGGATGACGTTGCACCTAACCTCAAAGCTTTGGTTGGTGCGAAGCTTGCAGCTCGCTTGATAAGCCTTGCAGGTGGTCTAAGGGAGCTCGCCATGCTCCCATCTTCGACGATACAGGTTCTTGGGGCTGAGAAAGCTTTGTTTAGGCACTTAAGGACTGGAGCGAAGCCTCCAAAGCACGGTGTTATCTACCAGTATCCAGCTATAAACCGCTCTCCATGGTGGCAGAGGGGTAAGATAGCAAGGGCCTTGGCTGGAAAGTTAGCCATAGCGGCTAGAGTGGACTATTTCTCCGGTGAGTATATAGCTGAGGAGCTTAAGAAAGAGCTGGAAGCTAGAATAAGGGAGATCAAGGAGAAGTATCCGAAGCCACCTAAGAGGAAGAGGGAAGAGAGGAGGAAGCCTTGGAAGGAGAAAAAGAAGAAGAAAAAGAAGAAAAAGAGGGAGAAAGAGAAGGGAAAGAGGAGGTGA
- a CDS encoding AAA family ATPase, with product MLFDLRPKTRREDIFDREEEFRKLEESLENYPLTLLLGIRRVGKSSLLRAFLNERPGILIDCRELYAERGHITREELIKELQSTISPFQKFQSKFKISLNLKFLTLEPRKLSLREVFRELNDLGEELGEFIVAFDEAQYLRFYGSRGGKELLALFAYAYDSLPNLKIILTGSEVGLLHDFLKITDYESPLYGRIAGEVLVKPFDKDTSVEFLKRGFREVNLDVPENEIEEAVELLDGIPGWLVVFGVEYLRNGDFGRAMKRTLEVAKGLIMGELEELRRRSPRYVDILRAIALGYNRWSLIRDYLAVKGTKIPEPRLYALLENLKKMNWIVEEDNTYKIADPVVATVLRI from the coding sequence GTGCTGTTTGACCTTAGACCCAAAACCCGAAGGGAGGATATATTTGATAGGGAGGAGGAATTCAGGAAGCTTGAGGAGAGCCTCGAGAATTATCCATTAACTCTTCTCCTTGGAATTAGACGGGTTGGAAAAAGTTCGCTCTTAAGGGCGTTTCTCAACGAGAGACCTGGAATATTAATAGATTGTAGGGAGCTTTACGCTGAAAGGGGGCATATAACGAGAGAAGAACTAATAAAGGAACTCCAATCAACGATAAGCCCGTTCCAAAAGTTCCAGTCAAAATTTAAGATATCGCTAAACCTTAAATTTCTGACTTTGGAACCCAGGAAACTGTCCTTGAGGGAGGTATTTAGAGAGCTTAACGACCTTGGTGAGGAGCTTGGGGAGTTCATAGTGGCCTTCGATGAGGCTCAATATCTACGTTTCTATGGCTCGAGAGGTGGAAAGGAACTCTTAGCTCTGTTCGCTTATGCATACGATAGTTTGCCTAATCTAAAGATAATACTCACGGGCTCGGAGGTAGGTCTCCTCCATGATTTCTTAAAGATAACAGATTATGAGAGCCCACTCTATGGACGAATCGCTGGCGAAGTCCTAGTGAAGCCCTTTGACAAGGATACTTCGGTCGAGTTCCTCAAGCGAGGTTTTAGAGAAGTAAACTTAGATGTTCCAGAGAATGAAATAGAAGAGGCCGTGGAGCTTTTAGACGGTATACCAGGATGGTTAGTGGTCTTTGGCGTTGAGTACTTAAGAAACGGAGATTTCGGGAGAGCGATGAAGAGAACGCTTGAAGTAGCGAAGGGTCTAATAATGGGCGAACTCGAGGAGTTAAGGCGGAGAAGCCCAAGATATGTGGATATCCTTAGAGCGATAGCCCTCGGCTATAACAGGTGGAGCCTCATCCGAGATTACCTAGCAGTTAAGGGCACTAAAATTCCTGAGCCCCGGCTTTATGCTCTCCTCGAGAACTTAAAAAAGATGAACTGGATTGTGGAAGAAGATAACACGTACAAGATAGCCGACCCAGTAGTTGCTACCGTGCTAAGGATTTAG
- a CDS encoding pyridoxal-phosphate dependent enzyme yields the protein MHPKVDALLSRFPRITLIPWETPIQYLPRISRELGVDVYVKRDDLTGLGIGGNKIRKLEFLLGDALSRGCDTVITIGAVHSNHAFVTALAAKKLGLGAVLILRGEEVLKGNYLLDKLMGIETRIYEADNSWELMKVAEEVAEELKGEGKKPYIIPPGGASPVGTLGYIRGVGELYTQVKKLGLRIDTVVDAVGSGGTYAGLLLGSAIVNAEWSVVGIDVSSATEKAKERVKNLVEKTKELLGINVKVQEPRIYDYGFGAYGKIVKEVAKLIKSVGTMEGLLLDPVYTGKAFYGLMDLAKKGDLGESVLFIHTGGLPGIFHYGEEMLELLV from the coding sequence ATGCATCCAAAGGTTGATGCCCTTCTTTCGAGATTTCCAAGGATAACTTTAATTCCCTGGGAAACCCCAATCCAGTACCTTCCCAGAATAAGTAGGGAGCTAGGTGTTGACGTTTATGTTAAGAGAGATGACTTAACTGGTCTTGGAATAGGGGGAAATAAGATAAGGAAGCTTGAGTTCCTCCTAGGGGATGCATTGTCCAGAGGTTGCGACACGGTAATAACGATAGGTGCCGTCCATTCAAATCATGCCTTTGTGACGGCTTTAGCGGCTAAAAAACTTGGACTGGGTGCGGTCCTAATCCTTAGAGGTGAAGAAGTCCTAAAGGGTAACTATCTCCTTGACAAGCTGATGGGAATTGAAACGAGGATATACGAGGCAGATAACAGCTGGGAGCTAATGAAAGTTGCTGAGGAAGTTGCCGAAGAACTTAAGGGGGAAGGAAAGAAGCCATACATAATACCCCCTGGTGGGGCATCCCCAGTTGGAACCCTCGGTTACATTAGGGGAGTAGGTGAGCTGTACACTCAGGTAAAGAAGCTAGGACTTAGGATTGACACCGTAGTTGATGCGGTTGGAAGCGGGGGAACGTACGCTGGGCTTCTCTTGGGGTCCGCTATAGTTAATGCAGAGTGGAGCGTAGTTGGAATAGACGTTAGTAGTGCCACCGAGAAAGCGAAGGAGAGGGTTAAGAATTTGGTTGAAAAAACAAAGGAACTCCTGGGAATTAATGTGAAAGTTCAGGAACCGAGGATATACGATTACGGCTTTGGAGCTTACGGGAAGATAGTTAAAGAAGTTGCAAAGCTCATAAAATCCGTTGGGACTATGGAGGGCTTGCTGCTGGATCCCGTTTATACTGGAAAGGCATTCTACGGCCTGATGGATCTTGCGAAGAAAGGAGATCTCGGAGAGAGCGTTCTCTTTATACACACGGGTGGTCTCCCAGGGATATTCCACTATGGTGAGGAAATGCTTGAATTGTTGGTATGA